The window CACCTGCTGACGGAATTTTAACAGTAGTATTTGAGACAAAGCATGCGATCAGCATTACGACTCCGGGAGGCGCTGAGATCATTGTCCATGTGGGGCTTGATACGGTGAATTTAAAGGGAGAACATTACACTGCTTATAAAAAGCAGGGAGACAAAGTGAAAGCAGGGGAGCTTCTTTTGGAATTTGATATGGCAGCCATAAAGGAGGCCGGATATGAAGTGATCACTCCGGTCATCGTATGCAATACGCCGAATTATCCGGATATGGTATGTCATACAGGGATGCAGGTAAAAGAGTTGGAACCAATCATCGAATTGTAGGTATTTAAATGAGGGAGTATTTGTATGAATTAAAAGATCCCATGGGACTTCATGCCAGGCCGGCTTCCCTGATTTTCATGGAAGCGAGAAAGTATTCCTGCAGCATAGAAGCCCAATGGGAATCAGACAAAGCGGACTGCAAAAGCCTTCTGGGATTAATGGGGCTGGGAGTCACAGAAGGCAGTATGATCCGGTTCCGGTTTAATGGAGCGGATGAGGATGCGGCCATAACCGCCATCCGTACCGTTTTGGAAAAAATTTGATCTGAACCTGCATGGTGCAGGTATGGATAAAATATGTCCGGCAGGACAAAAAGAAAGGGGTTTCTTTATTATGATGAAGTATTTGCAAAAACTAGGTAAATCATTGATGCTTCCGGTGGCATGTTTGCCTGCGGCTGGTATCCTGATGGGGATTGGTTACTGGATTGACCCCACCGGCTGGGGAGCAAACAGTGCCGTTGCAGCCTTTTTGATTAAGGCAGGAGGCGCCATCATTGATAACATGGCAGTTCTGTTTGCAATCGGTGTTGGCGTTGGTATGGCAGATGACCATGAGGGTACTTCCGCACTGGCTGCCATCGTTTCCTGGCTGATGATTCAGACCATTCTTTCACCTGGCGTAGTCGGCATGTTAAAAGGCATCGATGTCAGTGAAGTGAATCCGGCTTTCAGCAAGATCGGAAATCAGTTTATCGGTATCGTGTCCGGTATCATCGGTTCCAGCTGCTATAATAAGTTTAAAAACACCAAGCTGCCCGATGCCCTGGCATTCTTCAGCGGCAAACGGTCTGTTGCCATTGTAACTGCTCTTGTTTCTCTGGTAGCCT of the Lacrimispora indolis DSM 755 genome contains:
- a CDS encoding PTS sugar transporter subunit IIA, yielding MFDSLKKIFGGSGEKEREKILSPVEGTAVPLSEVNDPTFSQEILGKGVAIIPAKGRIVAPADGILTVVFETKHAISITTPGGAEIIVHVGLDTVNLKGEHYTAYKKQGDKVKAGELLLEFDMAAIKEAGYEVITPVIVCNTPNYPDMVCHTGMQVKELEPIIEL
- a CDS encoding HPr family phosphocarrier protein; this encodes MYELKDPMGLHARPASLIFMEARKYSCSIEAQWESDKADCKSLLGLMGLGVTEGSMIRFRFNGADEDAAITAIRTVLEKI